The following are encoded in a window of Impatiens glandulifera chromosome 5, dImpGla2.1, whole genome shotgun sequence genomic DNA:
- the LOC124939299 gene encoding uncharacterized protein LOC124939299, which translates to MGGVINCDLRIIRAKNVEMKSEGQLFVRCFLPAGNSRRVRIDTREILLGSSPPVWDQSFSLECHDNNFIMSGPMLIVVELRWRSVVPVIGKLRGSKLLGRSEIQWENITMDSPKIMKMEKWLVMNSSGGVKHGHDVKTPAVEISLMVTLPATKCLIGDVESRRKMRRRNRMVNAEEHCGCNSNSLSYEVLTMAAAFEVL; encoded by the coding sequence ATGGGAGGTGTTATAAACTGCGATCTTAGAATTATTAGAGCTAAGAATGTCGAGATGAAGTCCGAGGGTCAATTATTTGTGAGATGCTTTCTCCCCGCAGGAAATAGTCGACGAGTTCGAATAGACACCCGTGAAATCTTGTTGGGTTCTAGTCCTCCTGTTTGGGACCAATCTTTCTCTCTCGAATGTCATGACAACAATTTTATAATGAGTGGGCCGATGCTTATTGTGGTGGAGCTTCGGTGGAGGAGCGTGGTACCGGTGATTGGGAAACTTAGAGGATCGAAACTACTTGGTAGGTCTGAGATCCAATGGGAGAATATTACGATGGATTCCCCGAAGATCATGAAGATGGAGAAATGGCTCGTCATGAATTCATCGGGTGGGGTTAAGCATGGTCATGATGTGAAGACACCGGCTGTTGAAATAAGTTTGATGGTAACGCTACCAGCTACAAAATGTTTGATCGGGGATGTAGAATCGAGGAGGAAaatgagaagaagaaataggATGGTGAATGCTGAAGAACATTGCGGGTGCAATAGCAATTCACTTTCGTACGAGGTTCTTACAATGGCGGCTGCCTTCGAGGTCTTGTAA
- the LOC124939300 gene encoding uncharacterized protein LOC124939300, translating into MGGVINCDLRIIRAKNVEMKSEGQLFVRCFLPAGNSRRVRIDTREILLGSSPLVWDQSFSLECHDNNFIMSGPMLIVVELRWRSVVPVIGKLRGSKLLGRSEIQWENITMDSPKIMKMEKWLVMNSSGGAKHGHDVKTPAVEISLMVTLPATNCLIGDSELRRKRRRRNRMVNAEEHCGCNSNSLSYEVLAMAAAFEVL; encoded by the coding sequence ATGGGAGGTGTTATAAACTGCGATCTTAGAATTATTAGAGCTAAGAACGTCGAGATGAAGTCCGAGGGTCAATTATTTGTGAGATGCTTTCTCCCAGCAGGAAATAGTCGTCGAGTTCGAATAGACACCCGTGAAATCTTGTTGGGTTCTAGTCCTCTTGTTTGGGACCAATCTTTCTCTCTCGAATGTCATGACAACAATTTTATAATGAGTGGTCCGATGCTTATAGTGGTGGAGCTTCGGTGGAGAAGCGTGGTACCGGTGATTGGGAAACTTAGAGGATCGAAACTACTTGGTAGGTCTGAGATCCAATGGGAGAATATTACGATGGATTCCCCGAAGATCATGAAGATGGAGAAATGGCTCGTCATGAATTCATCGGGTGGGGCTAAGCATGGTCATGATGTGAAGACACCGGCTGTTGAAATAAGTTTGATGGTAACGCTACCAGCTACAAATTGTTTGATCGGGGATTCAGAGTTGAGGAggaaaaggagaagaagaaataggATGGTGAATGCTGAAGAACATTGCGGGTGCAATAGCAATTCACTTTCGTACGAGGTTCTTGCAATGGCGGCTGCCTTCGAGGTCTTGTAA
- the LOC124939298 gene encoding uncharacterized protein LOC124939298 translates to MGGVINCDLRIIRAKNVEMKSEGQLFVRCFLPAGNNRRVRIDTREILLGSSPPVWDQSFSLECHDNNFIMSGPMLIVVELRWRSVVPVIGKLRGSQLLGRAEIPLENITMDSPKIMKMEKWLVMNSLGGAKHGHDVKTPAVEISLMVTLPATNCLIGDTELRRKRRRRNRMVNAEERCGCNNNSLSYEVLAMAAAFEVL, encoded by the coding sequence ATGGGAGGTGTTATAAACTGCGATCTTAGAATTATTAGAGCTAAGAACGTCGAGATGAAGTCCGAGGGTCAATTATTTGTGAGATGCTTTCTCCCCGCAGGAAATAACCGTCGAGTTCGAATAGACACCCGTGAAATCTTGTTGGGTTCTAGTCCTCCTGTTTGGGACCAATCTTTCTCTCTCGAATGTCATGACAACAACTTTATAATGAGTGGGCCGATGCTTATAGTGGTGGAGCTTCGGTGGAGAAGCGTGGTACCGGTGATTGGGAAACTTAGAGGATCACAACTCCTTGGTAGGGCTGAGATCCCATTGGAGAATATTACGATGGATTCCCCGAAGATCATGAAGATGGAGAAATGGCTCGTCATGAATTCATTGGGTGGGGCTAAGCATGGTCATGATGTGAAGACACCGGCTGTTGAAATAAGTTTGATGGTAACGCTACCAGCTACAAATTGTTTGATCGGGGATACAGAGTTGAGGAggaaaaggagaagaagaaataggATGGTGAATGCTGAAGAACGTTGCGGGTGCAATAACAATTCACTTTCGTACGAGGTTCTTGCAATGGCGGCTGCCTTCGAAGTCTTGTAA